The Gemmata palustris genome includes a region encoding these proteins:
- a CDS encoding NBR1-Ig-like domain-containing protein: MCFVVALLALTGPRASAQKPEWDAKYIKMEVPKEVTADQVFAAKVTMRNTGTQTWKEARDVVPSSLHAAEPADNLTWGTNFFIQGQGVVVAPGQDITYTSYLRAPSEPGKHNFQWRVHGPKGAIGETTPKLEITVLKRTDAKERVLTVPAPDPGGKRPLTVDDFEYLGSFKVPEVVGKGGAGFSESGLALRTLKDGSKRLFMNYTHPESVLFETDVPEPVKFEKGDASALKTATVKKEWGALTSKDKKYGANGGFVWDDERQVMYWSYYHGYWAGGDLPVLNATKLDADGTVTPVGSWMLPRQKWFWGGVTRLPKSFADKYTGGATLGVGFGGYYSIVEPCSRGPALGAVATPDPAKGKAEVISLLGYPGTAPAPRPGDYFNANCGFWNDQPKSRSAGTWTYCDHTRAGVLIDLADKQGYIAFAKLGTGRLGYDYGHIGNAGEAQYWYFYDARALGETAKGTRQVGATAPYLMQSDAGMKGMAFGACFDEETRTLYVMRCAAYPVGREMHPLVHVYRVKK, from the coding sequence ATGTGTTTTGTCGTTGCGCTGCTCGCCCTCACGGGGCCGCGCGCCAGCGCTCAAAAGCCCGAGTGGGACGCCAAATACATCAAAATGGAGGTTCCGAAGGAGGTGACCGCGGACCAGGTGTTCGCCGCGAAGGTGACAATGCGCAACACCGGCACCCAGACGTGGAAGGAGGCGCGCGACGTGGTCCCGAGTTCGCTGCACGCGGCCGAGCCCGCGGACAATCTCACCTGGGGCACCAACTTCTTCATCCAGGGGCAAGGGGTGGTCGTCGCGCCGGGACAAGACATTACCTACACGTCGTACCTGCGCGCCCCGAGCGAACCCGGCAAGCACAACTTTCAGTGGCGCGTGCATGGCCCGAAGGGAGCGATCGGCGAAACCACGCCCAAACTCGAAATCACGGTGCTAAAGCGCACCGACGCGAAGGAGCGTGTTCTCACGGTGCCGGCCCCGGACCCGGGTGGGAAGCGTCCACTCACGGTCGACGATTTCGAGTACCTCGGGTCGTTCAAGGTGCCGGAAGTGGTGGGTAAAGGAGGCGCCGGGTTCTCCGAGAGCGGGCTCGCGCTCCGCACACTCAAAGACGGCTCCAAGCGCCTGTTCATGAACTACACGCACCCCGAATCCGTGCTGTTCGAGACGGACGTCCCGGAACCGGTCAAGTTCGAGAAGGGTGATGCGTCAGCACTCAAAACCGCCACCGTGAAAAAGGAGTGGGGCGCCCTCACGAGCAAGGACAAAAAGTACGGCGCCAACGGCGGGTTCGTCTGGGACGACGAGCGCCAGGTAATGTACTGGTCGTACTACCACGGCTACTGGGCCGGAGGGGATCTGCCCGTTCTGAACGCGACGAAGCTGGACGCGGACGGCACCGTGACGCCGGTCGGCTCTTGGATGCTACCGCGGCAGAAATGGTTCTGGGGCGGGGTGACACGCTTACCGAAGTCGTTCGCGGACAAGTACACGGGCGGCGCAACGCTGGGCGTCGGGTTCGGGGGGTATTACAGCATCGTCGAACCGTGCAGCCGCGGGCCGGCGCTCGGCGCGGTCGCGACACCCGACCCGGCGAAGGGTAAGGCCGAGGTTATTTCGCTACTCGGCTACCCGGGGACCGCACCGGCCCCGCGCCCGGGCGACTACTTCAACGCGAACTGCGGGTTCTGGAACGACCAGCCCAAGAGCCGCTCGGCGGGCACCTGGACGTACTGCGATCACACCCGCGCGGGGGTGCTGATCGATCTCGCCGACAAACAGGGCTACATCGCGTTCGCGAAGCTGGGCACGGGCCGACTGGGGTACGACTACGGGCACATCGGGAACGCGGGCGAGGCACAGTACTGGTACTTCTACGACGCGCGCGCACTGGGCGAGACCGCGAAGGGCACCCGGCAAGTCGGCGCGACCGCCCCGTACCTGATGCAATCCGACGCGGGGATGAAGGGCATGGCGTTCGGCGCGTGTTTCGACGAAGAAACGCGCACGCTGTACGTGATGCGTTGCGCCGCGTACCCGGTGGGGCGCGAGATGCACCCGCTCGTTCACGTGTACCGGGTGAAGAAGTGA
- a CDS encoding metallophosphoesterase family protein, giving the protein MNRATTTRIGRRAFLANGALVLAAGLDPASCAGRLAAGAPKKGVRVGLVTDLHYADKPAAGTRYYRETLDKLAEAAERFKKDEPAFVVELGDLIDAADAVETELKYLKRVDKEFAALAKDRHYVLGNHCVDTLTKSEFLDAVGQKAAHGSFDRGGVHFVVLDACFRGDGKPYGRKNSKWNDANVPADQLDWLKEDLKGTDKPVVVFAHQRLDVANDYGVKNAADVRKVLEGSKKVRAVFQGHSHKNDYKDIGGVHYCTLVAMIEGSGAENNGYSVLDVGPDGAITVTGFRGQKNYDWKGAH; this is encoded by the coding sequence GTGAACCGCGCAACCACTACTCGGATCGGGCGCCGGGCGTTCCTGGCGAACGGCGCCTTGGTCCTCGCTGCGGGCCTCGATCCCGCGTCTTGCGCCGGGCGACTCGCGGCCGGCGCACCGAAGAAGGGCGTTAGAGTGGGCCTGGTGACCGACCTGCACTACGCCGACAAGCCGGCCGCGGGCACCCGGTACTACCGCGAGACGCTCGACAAGTTGGCCGAAGCCGCCGAGCGGTTCAAGAAGGACGAGCCCGCGTTCGTCGTCGAATTGGGCGACCTGATCGACGCGGCCGACGCGGTCGAAACGGAGCTGAAGTACCTCAAGCGGGTCGATAAGGAGTTTGCCGCCCTCGCGAAGGACCGGCACTACGTCCTGGGCAACCACTGCGTCGACACGCTCACCAAGTCGGAGTTCCTCGACGCGGTGGGTCAAAAGGCGGCACACGGCTCGTTCGACCGCGGGGGCGTCCACTTCGTCGTGCTCGATGCGTGCTTCCGGGGCGACGGCAAACCGTATGGGCGGAAAAACTCGAAGTGGAACGATGCGAACGTCCCCGCCGACCAGCTCGACTGGCTGAAGGAGGACCTGAAGGGCACGGACAAGCCGGTCGTGGTGTTCGCGCACCAGCGGCTCGACGTCGCGAACGACTACGGGGTGAAGAACGCGGCCGACGTGCGCAAGGTGCTGGAGGGGTCGAAGAAGGTGCGGGCCGTGTTCCAGGGGCACAGCCACAAGAACGACTACAAGGACATCGGCGGCGTCCACTACTGCACGCTGGTCGCGATGATCGAGGGATCCGGGGCCGAGAACAACGGGTACTCGGTCCTCGACGTCGGCCCGGACGGGGCGATCACCGTCACCGGGTTCCGCGGGCAGAAGAACTACGACTGGAAGGGGGCGCACTGA
- a CDS encoding serine hydrolase domain-containing protein, with protein sequence MNCFWSAPLLVSLLGAPPELPKSFDLTAVDTYIAGQVKAKGFVGLSVAVMRDGKIVFAKGYGQRSIEKNLPVEPGTSFAVGSITKQFTCACVLLLAEQGKLSIDDPVSKYYPNLTRAKDITLRDLMNHTAGYPDYYPLDFVDRRMLKPISTDALLKEYAGGKLDFEPGARFSYSNTGYILLGGVVEKVSGASFGTFVETRLLKPLKMEHARFGSSAGLSAATGYTAFALGAPEPAEPEAGGWIDAAGGLWASASDLLQWDLALTTGKVLKPESYKVMTAPRTLTTGKVSNYACGLQIATVDGNTVLEHTGGVSGFVSANTFIPRARTGIVVLSNTEHVSTSKLRGELFRLLLKDVEARDVPPVPKVAGVGPKEAVLGLIEEMTGGKVDRTKLGEEYSVYLTDERVKTGGARLKALGAPEKVEVRGTYERGGMEVATVILTYKTATVRALLYRTPDGKIQQLLYYAE encoded by the coding sequence ATGAACTGCTTTTGGTCCGCGCCGCTGTTGGTTTCGCTACTGGGCGCGCCGCCCGAACTGCCGAAGTCCTTCGACTTGACGGCGGTGGACACGTACATCGCCGGCCAGGTTAAGGCGAAGGGGTTCGTCGGGCTCTCGGTCGCGGTCATGCGGGACGGGAAGATCGTATTCGCCAAGGGGTACGGTCAGCGGTCGATCGAGAAGAACCTGCCGGTCGAGCCGGGCACCAGCTTCGCCGTCGGATCGATCACCAAACAGTTCACCTGCGCGTGCGTGCTGCTGCTCGCCGAACAGGGCAAACTGTCGATCGACGACCCGGTGTCGAAATACTACCCGAACTTGACCCGCGCGAAGGACATCACTCTTCGCGATCTGATGAACCACACCGCCGGGTACCCGGACTACTACCCCCTCGACTTCGTCGACCGGCGGATGCTCAAGCCGATCTCGACCGACGCCCTGCTCAAGGAGTACGCGGGCGGGAAGCTGGACTTCGAGCCGGGCGCGCGGTTCTCCTACAGCAACACCGGGTACATCCTCCTCGGCGGGGTCGTGGAGAAGGTGTCCGGCGCGTCGTTCGGCACGTTCGTCGAGACCCGTCTGCTGAAGCCGCTGAAGATGGAGCACGCGCGGTTCGGGTCGTCGGCCGGGCTCTCGGCGGCGACCGGGTACACCGCGTTCGCACTGGGCGCCCCGGAACCGGCCGAGCCCGAGGCGGGCGGGTGGATCGACGCGGCCGGCGGGCTGTGGGCGTCGGCGTCGGACCTGTTGCAGTGGGATCTGGCGCTGACCACGGGCAAGGTGCTGAAGCCCGAGTCGTATAAGGTGATGACCGCCCCGCGCACGCTGACCACCGGGAAGGTGTCGAACTACGCCTGTGGGCTGCAAATCGCCACTGTAGACGGGAACACGGTCCTGGAGCACACGGGTGGTGTGAGCGGGTTCGTGTCGGCCAACACGTTCATCCCGCGGGCGCGGACCGGGATCGTGGTATTGTCGAACACGGAGCACGTCTCCACATCGAAGCTGCGGGGCGAACTGTTCCGGCTGCTGCTCAAGGACGTGGAGGCGCGGGACGTCCCGCCGGTGCCGAAGGTGGCCGGGGTGGGACCGAAGGAGGCGGTGCTCGGGCTGATCGAGGAGATGACCGGGGGCAAGGTCGATCGCACGAAACTGGGGGAAGAGTACAGTGTGTACCTGACCGACGAGCGGGTGAAAACGGGCGGGGCGCGGCTGAAGGCGCTGGGCGCGCCGGAGAAGGTCGAAGTGCGGGGCACCTACGAGCGGGGCGGGATGGAAGTGGCGACGGTGATCCTGACGTACAAGACGGCGACCGTGCGGGCGCTCCTCTACCGCACGCCGGACGGGAAGATCCAACAGCTCCTCTACTACGCCGAGTGA
- a CDS encoding NADPH-dependent FMN reductase, translated as MTTVLAVSGSLRTASSNTNLLRAAALLAPPGVTIALYEGLGTLPPFNPDLDAEGSPPQAPVTEWRSLLRAAGAVLISTPEYAHGVPGVLKNALDWVVGSGEFVGKPVGLVNAFPKSTHAQASLVETLTVMMAVLKPGARVAIPLSSKRLTPNELAAAPEIAAPLRAALDALVRA; from the coding sequence ATGACCACCGTCCTCGCCGTGTCGGGTAGCCTCCGAACCGCTTCGTCGAACACCAACCTGCTGCGGGCCGCTGCGCTCCTCGCCCCGCCCGGCGTTACGATCGCCCTGTACGAGGGACTCGGTACGCTCCCGCCGTTCAATCCGGACCTCGACGCCGAAGGCTCCCCGCCCCAGGCCCCTGTCACCGAGTGGCGCTCGCTCCTGCGGGCCGCGGGCGCCGTGCTGATCTCCACACCGGAGTACGCCCACGGGGTGCCGGGCGTGCTCAAGAACGCGCTGGATTGGGTGGTCGGTAGCGGCGAGTTCGTGGGCAAGCCGGTCGGGTTAGTGAACGCCTTCCCCAAGTCGACCCACGCGCAGGCGTCACTCGTCGAGACCCTGACGGTCATGATGGCGGTCCTGAAGCCCGGAGCGCGGGTAGCCATCCCGCTGTCGTCCAAACGACTGACCCCGAACGAGTTGGCCGCAGCCCCCGAGATTGCGGCCCCGCTCCGGGCGGCGCTGGACGCGCTGGTGCGCGCGTAA
- a CDS encoding carbon storage regulator, translating into MLVLTRKTGQEIIIDDNIRITVTACGDGRVKLGISAPSHIKVDRAEVAARIAAEEADSVVELACR; encoded by the coding sequence ATGCTCGTGCTCACCCGCAAGACCGGTCAAGAAATCATCATCGACGATAACATCCGCATCACCGTAACCGCCTGCGGGGACGGTCGGGTCAAGCTCGGGATCTCCGCGCCATCCCACATCAAGGTCGACCGGGCCGAGGTTGCCGCCCGCATCGCGGCTGAAGAGGCCGACTCCGTCGTGGAACTCGCCTGCCGTTGA
- a CDS encoding YciI family protein yields MPKFLFIFRHSTDPQSRPSPEEMQALGGQWYAWMQKFSASILPGGDGLKPDGRLIKAGIVTDGPYVEAKEFVASFSLIQADNYDAALAIARECPGDNVIEIRELAGYA; encoded by the coding sequence ATGCCGAAGTTCCTGTTCATTTTTCGCCACTCCACCGACCCCCAATCCCGGCCGTCTCCCGAGGAAATGCAAGCGCTGGGGGGCCAGTGGTACGCCTGGATGCAGAAGTTCAGCGCGTCGATCCTGCCCGGCGGCGACGGGCTGAAACCGGACGGACGGCTCATCAAAGCGGGAATCGTGACCGACGGCCCCTACGTGGAGGCCAAAGAATTCGTCGCCAGTTTCAGCCTGATCCAAGCCGACAACTACGACGCGGCGCTGGCAATCGCTCGGGAGTGCCCGGGCGACAACGTGATCGAGATCCGCGAACTGGCCGGGTACGCATGA
- a CDS encoding RNA polymerase sigma factor: protein MSEPRALVEHFFRHEFGRLVAVLTRALGVRRLELVEDVVQTALAQALETWARRGVPEDPAGWLYRTARNLAIDALRREQTHARVLPHLADGAAREPAPPEAHFADEIGDEPLRLLFVCCHEDVPGESRVAFALRALCGFSTAEIARGLLTTEANVQKRIERARDRLRDLDVDFEAPAAPQLRARLDAVLSIIYLLFSQGCHATHADVPIRRDLCDEARRLARMLAAHPVGDVPAVHALLALMCFHAARFDARVALDGGIVLFEQQDRSTWKWGDVREGMEWLARSAAGDELTRYHVEAGIAWEHCRAPNFADTDWGRIAEGYDALDRIAPSPVHALNRAVAEAHLRGPRAGLDRLAAVAPENVPARYPGWYAVIGEFHFRLGQHAAAERAWREALRLTSASTDEEFLRRRLAECRRAPGPAADPNV, encoded by the coding sequence ATGAGCGAACCGCGCGCCCTGGTGGAGCACTTTTTTCGCCACGAGTTCGGCCGACTCGTCGCCGTGCTGACCCGGGCGCTCGGCGTGCGCCGGCTCGAGCTGGTCGAGGACGTCGTGCAGACCGCGCTCGCGCAGGCCCTGGAGACGTGGGCGCGGCGCGGCGTTCCCGAAGACCCGGCCGGGTGGCTCTACCGCACCGCCCGCAACCTCGCGATCGACGCCCTGCGGCGGGAGCAAACCCACGCCCGGGTACTGCCGCACCTGGCGGACGGGGCCGCGCGGGAGCCGGCGCCGCCCGAAGCGCATTTCGCCGACGAGATCGGTGACGAGCCGCTCCGCCTGCTCTTCGTCTGCTGCCACGAAGACGTACCGGGCGAGTCGCGCGTCGCCTTCGCGCTCCGGGCGCTCTGCGGGTTCAGTACGGCCGAGATCGCCCGCGGTCTGCTGACCACCGAGGCCAACGTCCAGAAGCGCATCGAGCGGGCGAGAGATCGGCTGCGCGACCTGGACGTCGATTTCGAGGCGCCCGCCGCCCCTCAGCTCCGCGCCCGGTTGGACGCGGTGCTCTCGATCATCTACCTCCTGTTCAGTCAGGGGTGCCACGCCACCCACGCCGATGTCCCGATCCGCCGCGACCTGTGCGACGAGGCCCGGCGGCTGGCGCGGATGCTGGCCGCCCACCCCGTCGGCGACGTCCCGGCGGTCCACGCCCTGCTCGCCCTGATGTGCTTCCACGCCGCCCGCTTCGACGCGCGGGTCGCCCTCGACGGCGGCATCGTTTTGTTCGAGCAGCAGGACCGCTCGACCTGGAAGTGGGGCGACGTGCGCGAGGGCATGGAGTGGCTCGCCCGGTCCGCCGCCGGCGACGAGTTGACGCGCTATCACGTGGAAGCGGGCATCGCCTGGGAGCACTGCCGGGCGCCGAACTTCGCGGACACGGACTGGGGCCGGATCGCCGAAGGGTACGACGCGCTCGACCGCATCGCGCCGTCGCCGGTTCACGCGCTCAACCGGGCCGTCGCCGAGGCCCACCTGCGCGGCCCGCGAGCCGGGCTCGACCGTCTGGCCGCCGTTGCCCCGGAAAACGTCCCCGCCCGCTACCCCGGCTGGTACGCGGTCATCGGCGAGTTCCACTTCCGCCTCGGCCAGCACGCCGCCGCCGAGCGCGCCTGGCGGGAGGCGCTGCGCTTGACGAGCGCGAGCACCGACGAAGAGTTCCTGCGGCGCCGCCTCGCCGAGTGCCGGCGCGCCCCCGGTCCCGCTGCGGACCCAAATGTCTGA
- a CDS encoding alpha/beta hydrolase family protein, which yields MSLPFPPLSRRHFFRTAAASSLALGLEGLSALADEKSPALEPLNRFPRTVQEFFVEQVRAAERIGTEARAKLKTKADAEAYIRGVREKIAKCFGPFPEKTPLNAKVTGKLERDAYTIEKVIFESRPGFFITANLYLPKGANGPRPGVVGSCGHARNGKADSAYQSFCQGLARMGYVVLVFDPIGQGERLQYAHIEKSIRPGIGVDEHLLAGNQQFLVGEFFGSWRAWDGIRALDYLLSRPEVDPKHVGITGNSGGGTMTTWLCGLDARWTMAAPGCFVTTFRRNLENELPADTEQCPPRALALGLDHADFLAALAPKPVIVLAKEKDYFDVRGAEEAYRRLKNIYALLGAEENVKLHVGPTGHGYTVENREAMYRWFNHVTGVSNEKTEPKLTIEKEEDLLCAPKGQVSELKSRTVFSFTAEKAKHFAAKRMPLVGNPLKVHIETTLGLPKRDGVPDFRILRPAGGRKYPKPHATTYVIETEKPAVAVVYRLSDQAHLSRPTKDEGAAILYVSHHSADAELREEAFLTELVKAEPKAAFYACDVRGVGESRPNTCGGTDQFLAAYGNDYFYAIHGLMLDKPYIGQKTFDVLRVLDWLGDIGHKDVHLVAKGWGTLPATFAAVLSDRVTRITLKNALTNYADVAQSETYSWPLSAFAPGVLRSFDLEDCYKALQAKKLKQIEPWNANSKSG from the coding sequence ATGTCGCTCCCCTTCCCTCCACTCTCCCGCCGGCACTTCTTCCGCACCGCTGCCGCCTCATCACTCGCGCTCGGCTTGGAGGGGCTCAGTGCGCTCGCTGACGAGAAATCTCCCGCGCTCGAACCGCTCAACCGGTTCCCACGAACCGTTCAGGAATTCTTCGTCGAACAGGTTCGCGCCGCGGAGCGGATCGGGACCGAGGCCCGCGCGAAGCTGAAAACCAAAGCCGACGCCGAGGCCTACATCCGCGGGGTACGCGAGAAGATCGCGAAGTGCTTCGGGCCGTTTCCCGAGAAGACGCCGCTCAACGCGAAGGTCACCGGCAAACTCGAACGCGACGCCTACACCATCGAGAAGGTGATCTTCGAGAGCCGCCCCGGGTTCTTCATCACCGCGAACTTGTACCTTCCCAAAGGGGCGAACGGACCCCGACCGGGCGTGGTCGGGTCGTGCGGGCACGCGCGTAACGGCAAGGCCGACTCCGCGTACCAGTCGTTCTGCCAGGGTCTCGCACGCATGGGCTATGTGGTGCTCGTCTTCGACCCGATCGGTCAGGGCGAGCGCCTCCAGTACGCCCACATCGAGAAATCGATCCGCCCCGGGATCGGAGTCGATGAGCACCTGCTCGCGGGCAACCAGCAGTTCCTCGTCGGCGAGTTCTTCGGGAGCTGGCGCGCGTGGGACGGCATTCGCGCGCTCGATTACCTCTTGTCGCGCCCGGAAGTGGACCCGAAGCACGTCGGCATCACCGGCAACTCCGGCGGCGGCACGATGACGACGTGGCTGTGCGGTCTCGACGCGCGCTGGACGATGGCCGCGCCCGGGTGCTTCGTCACCACGTTCCGGCGCAACCTGGAAAACGAGCTCCCGGCCGACACGGAACAGTGCCCGCCCCGCGCGCTCGCACTCGGTCTCGACCACGCCGATTTCCTCGCGGCTCTGGCGCCCAAACCGGTCATCGTCCTCGCGAAAGAAAAGGATTACTTCGACGTCCGCGGCGCGGAGGAAGCGTACCGGCGCTTGAAGAACATCTACGCTCTGCTCGGCGCGGAAGAGAACGTGAAGTTGCACGTCGGCCCGACCGGGCACGGCTACACCGTTGAGAACCGCGAGGCGATGTACCGCTGGTTCAATCACGTAACGGGCGTCTCAAACGAAAAGACCGAGCCGAAACTGACCATCGAGAAAGAAGAGGATTTGCTCTGTGCTCCGAAGGGGCAGGTGAGCGAACTGAAATCTCGCACCGTGTTCTCGTTCACTGCCGAGAAAGCGAAGCACTTCGCGGCGAAGCGAATGCCGCTCGTTGGCAACCCGCTGAAGGTCCACATCGAGACCACACTGGGTTTGCCGAAGCGCGATGGCGTACCAGATTTCCGCATCCTTCGGCCCGCCGGAGGAAGGAAATACCCCAAGCCGCACGCGACGACCTACGTCATCGAAACCGAAAAGCCCGCGGTCGCGGTGGTGTACCGGTTGAGCGACCAAGCCCACCTGTCGCGCCCCACGAAGGACGAAGGCGCTGCGATTCTCTACGTCTCGCACCATTCCGCCGACGCCGAATTGCGCGAAGAGGCGTTCCTCACCGAGTTGGTCAAAGCCGAGCCCAAGGCCGCGTTTTATGCGTGTGACGTGCGGGGCGTGGGCGAATCGCGCCCCAATACGTGTGGTGGAACCGACCAGTTTCTCGCCGCCTACGGCAACGACTACTTCTACGCGATCCACGGTCTCATGCTCGACAAGCCGTACATCGGGCAGAAGACGTTCGACGTGCTCCGCGTACTCGATTGGCTCGGCGATATCGGCCACAAAGACGTTCACCTCGTCGCCAAGGGATGGGGCACTCTCCCCGCGACCTTCGCGGCCGTACTCTCGGATCGGGTGACGCGCATCACACTGAAGAACGCGCTCACGAACTACGCAGATGTGGCGCAGTCGGAAACGTACTCGTGGCCGCTGTCGGCGTTCGCGCCGGGCGTGTTGCGTTCGTTCGATCTCGAAGACTGTTACAAAGCGCTCCAAGCGAAGAAGCTCAAGCAAATCGAGCCGTGGAACGCGAACAGCAAGTCGGGATGA
- a CDS encoding SecDF P1 head subdomain-containing protein translates to MIALLQASVLAISSFGFGAPVLADRADEKVKVEFRRAETKNAEGLVEAKVEGTRTKVYLHKEADATNKDIASARVFEDDNKKVLIEVTFTKDGAKKIATLSGEHKGKPVAVVIDGKVVCAPVLRAPLTDKTQISGSFTKDEAEKIVKGLTAP, encoded by the coding sequence ATGATCGCGCTGTTGCAGGCGAGCGTGCTCGCGATATCATCTTTCGGGTTCGGGGCTCCGGTCCTTGCGGATCGGGCCGACGAGAAAGTGAAGGTCGAGTTCCGGCGCGCCGAGACGAAGAACGCGGAGGGGCTGGTCGAGGCCAAAGTGGAGGGCACGCGGACCAAAGTCTATCTGCACAAAGAAGCCGACGCGACCAATAAGGACATCGCCTCGGCCCGCGTGTTCGAGGACGACAACAAGAAGGTGCTGATTGAGGTCACCTTCACCAAGGACGGCGCGAAGAAAATCGCTACCCTCTCGGGCGAGCACAAGGGGAAGCCGGTCGCCGTGGTGATTGACGGGAAAGTGGTGTGCGCGCCCGTTCTGCGTGCGCCCCTCACTGACAAAACGCAAATCTCCGGGTCGTTCACCAAGGACGAGGCGGAGAAGATCGTGAAAGGGCTCACCGCCCCGTAA
- a CDS encoding glycerophosphodiester phosphodiesterase, protein MNRSLSRIAVSVLCSLLLRGSLRAEESIHVESGDAAKMRHERVAARRKGPGIICHRGASEHAMENTLEAFRATFELGGDGNEIDIRMTSDGVLVVFHDDLLDRHLEAYGDAGDYTWAELQRFRFRAPGKFGAQCRIPTLAEVFALHRAYAGLMHLDIKRTGLDTAIAELLTKMDMWGHVAFANSDTGGMILKDPRFKPQRYKAGLYLDHGEVFPDAIEAVLKKPGDHVIADDPRGVAVALGRKLGKLSKEPVAPRKPEPRIDAKSPTKADLLAILRAADDWNAPAETFAGRMISGARIRTRARAAEELFAVGASSKEARSVLEERVRKRSLHPHWMFHGFDGAMSLRTLVLLRAPNAVDLARFVLWRDDPALEPVIDPRWKNPRAWTDFRVKMVVFPALAKCPGAATEKLCRDYLALTDAEARELGPAQFEEAGRALLAVSPKMETALELFQHRLQEVRGRAVLDCLTHATEGWALAALKKGAPHALAYRVEE, encoded by the coding sequence ATGAACCGTTCCCTCTCCCGGATCGCGGTTAGTGTGTTGTGCTCGCTTCTGCTGCGCGGTTCGCTCCGTGCGGAAGAGTCGATTCACGTGGAGTCGGGGGACGCGGCCAAGATGCGGCACGAGCGCGTCGCGGCGCGCCGGAAAGGGCCGGGGATCATCTGCCACCGCGGGGCGTCCGAGCACGCGATGGAGAACACGCTCGAAGCGTTCCGCGCCACCTTTGAACTCGGCGGCGACGGCAACGAGATCGACATTCGGATGACGAGCGACGGGGTGCTCGTCGTCTTCCACGACGACCTGCTCGACCGGCACCTCGAAGCCTACGGCGACGCGGGCGATTACACCTGGGCCGAACTCCAGCGGTTCCGCTTCCGCGCTCCGGGGAAGTTCGGAGCGCAGTGCCGCATTCCCACGCTCGCGGAGGTGTTCGCGCTGCACCGTGCCTACGCGGGCCTGATGCACCTCGATATCAAGCGCACCGGACTCGATACCGCGATCGCCGAATTGCTCACGAAGATGGACATGTGGGGCCACGTCGCGTTCGCGAACAGCGACACCGGTGGGATGATCCTCAAAGACCCGCGTTTCAAACCGCAGCGGTACAAGGCGGGCCTTTACCTCGATCATGGGGAGGTCTTCCCGGACGCGATTGAAGCGGTACTGAAGAAACCCGGCGATCACGTAATCGCGGACGACCCGCGCGGCGTCGCGGTCGCGCTCGGTCGCAAACTCGGCAAACTCTCAAAAGAGCCGGTCGCGCCACGCAAGCCCGAACCACGTATCGATGCGAAATCGCCTACGAAAGCCGATCTACTCGCCATTCTTCGCGCGGCCGACGATTGGAACGCTCCGGCGGAAACGTTCGCGGGTCGAATGATCTCCGGCGCACGCATCCGAACGCGCGCTCGGGCGGCCGAGGAACTGTTCGCAGTTGGTGCGTCATCGAAGGAGGCGCGCTCTGTTCTCGAAGAGCGCGTGCGCAAGCGGAGCCTGCACCCGCACTGGATGTTCCACGGCTTCGACGGGGCCATGTCGCTGCGCACGCTCGTTCTGCTCCGCGCGCCGAACGCGGTCGATCTGGCGCGATTCGTTCTTTGGCGCGACGACCCGGCGCTCGAACCGGTAATTGACCCGCGCTGGAAGAATCCGCGGGCGTGGACCGACTTCCGCGTGAAGATGGTCGTCTTCCCCGCTCTGGCGAAGTGCCCCGGCGCTGCAACCGAGAAGCTCTGCCGCGACTACCTCGCGCTCACCGATGCCGAAGCGCGAGAACTGGGGCCGGCGCAATTCGAGGAGGCGGGAAGAGCGCTTCTTGCGGTCAGCCCCAAAATGGAAACGGCACTCGAACTGTTCCAACACCGGCTCCAGGAGGTTCGCGGGCGAGCGGTCCTCGATTGCCTCACGCACGCGACCGAGGGGTGGGCGCTCGCCGCGCTCAAGAAGGGCGCCCCGCACGCGCTCGCGTACCGCGTCGAAGAATAG
- a CDS encoding GIY-YIG nuclease family protein, translating to MPQAKKPRWVVYILRCADGTLYTGITTDLARRLGQHNAGTASKYTRARRPVAVAYRTTVKTHGDALRRELAIKKLTRTAKDALIAKQAKRRKRA from the coding sequence GTGCCGCAGGCGAAGAAACCGCGCTGGGTGGTCTACATCCTGCGGTGCGCGGACGGTACGCTGTACACCGGCATCACTACCGATCTGGCGCGCCGGCTTGGTCAGCACAACGCGGGGACCGCGTCCAAGTACACGCGGGCGCGCCGGCCGGTCGCGGTGGCGTACCGCACAACGGTGAAGACGCACGGCGACGCGCTCCGCCGGGAACTCGCGATCAAGAAGCTGACTCGCACGGCAAAAGATGCGCTCATCGCGAAACAGGCGAAGCGCCGAAAACGTGCGTGA